In the genome of Terriglobia bacterium, one region contains:
- a CDS encoding PEP-CTERM sorting domain-containing protein, which yields MKQKLAMIAFAIILVLSMTVAGLASTITYDASLASPTAASNPGWYNGTGNPNGGFTVETDNGIEVGLRAKGRQLPTVIDSSTNVYDVPVGAQAGAPTRAWWNYEWSIDLQPNGSGSLDLSDIFPYSTLTVEDLTAGVSATVNLPYWADNSYWGPSGKTDGSAANNNGADLLPTSWGTQNSENPTFGDFPLASVPGYTFDMNAQHYYRFILDVNDSTGLLATDTIDVAVGNAVLPTPEPATLSLLAFGLAGLLFAARNKNPLKKGE from the coding sequence ATGAAACAGAAATTGGCAATGATCGCATTCGCGATCATTCTTGTCCTGTCGATGACGGTGGCGGGCTTGGCTTCAACCATCACCTATGATGCATCCCTTGCAAGCCCAACCGCCGCCTCTAATCCAGGTTGGTATAACGGCACCGGCAACCCGAACGGCGGATTCACCGTTGAGACCGACAACGGAATTGAAGTGGGTTTGCGTGCGAAGGGCCGGCAACTTCCGACCGTTATTGATTCGTCGACTAACGTTTATGATGTTCCCGTTGGCGCGCAGGCCGGTGCTCCAACTCGAGCCTGGTGGAATTATGAGTGGTCGATAGATCTTCAACCGAACGGAAGTGGATCGCTGGATCTTTCCGATATATTTCCGTATTCGACTTTGACTGTTGAGGATCTGACCGCCGGTGTTTCAGCAACAGTCAATCTTCCATATTGGGCTGATAATTCCTATTGGGGCCCCAGTGGAAAGACGGACGGATCTGCGGCAAATAATAATGGCGCTGATCTTCTTCCCACCTCTTGGGGAACCCAAAACAGCGAAAATCCGACTTTCGGTGACTTCCCGCTGGCTTCGGTTCCTGGTTACACATTTGACATGAATGCCCAGCACTACTACCGGTTCATTCTAGATGTAAACGACTCGACAGGTTTGCTCGCGACCGACACCATTGATGTTGCCGTGGGTAACGCCGTCCTCCCGACTCCCGAACCCGCGACCCTGTCCCTGCTTGCATTCGGCTTGGCCGGTCTGCTGTTCGCTGCACGTAACAAGAACCCTCTAAAAAAAGGCGAGTGA
- a CDS encoding fibronectin type III domain-containing protein encodes MSRAKHGKVAYYELGYAEKNGNNIGDRAVIPTKVGRFPITIKHLIPGTTYIFQARATNNHKQGFTDWGDPYRYMAT; translated from the coding sequence ATTTCACGCGCGAAGCACGGAAAAGTCGCTTATTACGAATTGGGTTATGCGGAAAAGAACGGCAACAATATTGGGGACCGCGCTGTAATCCCAACGAAGGTGGGACGCTTTCCCATTACCATCAAGCACCTCATTCCCGGAACCACCTACATTTTTCAGGCCCGCGCCACCAACAACCATAAACAAGGCTTCACCGACTGGGGCGATCCGTATCGGTATATGGCGACGTAG
- a CDS encoding PEP-CTERM sorting domain-containing protein, giving the protein MKIFWRCLILLILVRFEVVQVRADDLSGDPTLKLNSATGASANFDINSDSFFYTTDSDADVTFHQDTGQTWSNLLITTNQNPVGNLSSYTCQAAAFFTNCMVTLTGDTVSVFYYGLDATHLGILDGGTKFRIQAFGFQDSGDQCLTGGNFDPNRCWDASSTFNLQANVPEPASILLMTAGLLGFAVCFFARR; this is encoded by the coding sequence GTGAAGATTTTTTGGCGATGTTTGATCCTCCTGATTCTGGTTCGTTTTGAGGTTGTCCAGGTAAGGGCCGACGACTTGTCGGGCGACCCCACGCTCAAACTCAATTCCGCGACAGGAGCCAGTGCGAACTTCGACATCAACTCGGACTCCTTCTTCTATACGACCGATAGCGATGCTGACGTCACTTTCCACCAGGATACGGGTCAGACCTGGTCCAACCTGCTGATCACGACGAACCAGAACCCTGTAGGCAATCTGTCGTCGTACACTTGCCAAGCGGCGGCCTTCTTCACGAATTGCATGGTCACATTGACTGGGGATACTGTCTCAGTCTTCTACTACGGATTGGACGCGACACACCTCGGTATACTTGACGGTGGCACCAAGTTCAGGATTCAAGCCTTCGGATTTCAAGATTCCGGCGATCAATGTCTAACCGGTGGAAACTTCGATCCCAATCGGTGCTGGGACGCAAGCTCGACATTCAATCTGCAGGCGAACGTTCCCGAACCCGCCAGTATTCTCCTGATGACCGCCGGCTTACTGGGTTTCGCGGTGTGCTTCTTCGCCCGACGCTGA